A single Campylobacter concisus DNA region contains:
- a CDS encoding ATP-dependent metallopeptidase FtsH/Yme1/Tma family protein gives MQKFKFNKKNILIIAAVALISVLLFAVSKEPRNITYSQYIQLMDGNFIDRAVIDDDEVVLYAQNNRFSIIKEGIDLKELIKKVPVEKTKQYITPGMIWGFIIFVCFVLWYAYIFRSIRKKEESLLSKKEGAFEIESVLNQNTMPVISNVRFSDVAGISEVKSELSEIVDFLKNPQKYRNFGIKMPKGVLMIGPPGVGKTLVAKAVAGEANVPFFYQNGASFVQIYVGMGAKRVRELFSRAKSYAPSIIFIDEIDAVGKSRGGTRNDEREATLNQLLTEMDGFEDNSGVIVIAATNRIEMIDEALLRSGRFDRRIFLSMPDFNDRVAILNTYLKDKNCEVAAEDIAKMSVGFSGAALSTLVNEAAINALRNGESVLKMRDFEAVLNKVLLGKKKVLSYSENEKKIQAIYQGAKALSAYWFDVKFEKISLIEDRFMATEQEIESKSQMISRIKVLIAGMCKLEIDENDIFSNSSSDLNLAKEIASKMVYEYGMGSSFVPNPNDVEEILKQAKEEITSFLKGTNEQIAKISSYLLAYESVDKETLAKILNENH, from the coding sequence ATGCAAAAATTTAAATTTAATAAGAAAAATATCCTAATAATCGCAGCTGTCGCATTAATCAGCGTGCTGTTATTTGCCGTTAGTAAAGAACCACGAAACATCACATATTCGCAATATATACAGCTAATGGATGGAAATTTTATAGATCGTGCTGTAATCGATGACGATGAAGTCGTTCTTTATGCACAAAACAATCGTTTTTCGATCATAAAAGAAGGTATCGATCTAAAAGAGCTTATCAAAAAAGTGCCTGTTGAAAAGACTAAACAATACATCACTCCTGGCATGATCTGGGGTTTTATCATCTTTGTCTGCTTCGTGCTTTGGTACGCTTATATCTTTAGAAGTATCAGGAAAAAAGAGGAGAGCTTGCTTAGCAAAAAAGAGGGCGCATTTGAGATAGAAAGCGTGCTAAATCAAAACACGATGCCAGTCATCTCAAATGTGAGATTTAGCGATGTGGCAGGTATTAGCGAGGTTAAAAGCGAGCTTAGTGAGATAGTTGATTTTCTTAAAAATCCACAAAAATATAGAAATTTTGGTATCAAAATGCCAAAAGGCGTGCTAATGATCGGCCCTCCAGGCGTTGGTAAGACGCTTGTGGCAAAGGCAGTTGCTGGTGAGGCAAATGTGCCATTTTTTTATCAAAACGGTGCAAGCTTTGTGCAAATTTATGTCGGCATGGGTGCAAAGAGAGTACGAGAGCTTTTTAGTAGAGCCAAGTCCTATGCGCCTTCAATCATCTTTATCGACGAGATAGACGCCGTTGGTAAGAGCAGGGGTGGGACTAGAAACGACGAGCGAGAAGCCACGCTAAATCAGCTGCTAACCGAGATGGATGGCTTTGAAGATAACTCAGGCGTCATCGTCATAGCTGCTACAAATAGGATTGAAATGATCGACGAGGCACTGCTTAGATCAGGGCGTTTTGATAGGAGAATTTTTCTTTCTATGCCTGATTTTAACGACAGAGTGGCGATCTTAAACACATATCTAAAAGATAAAAACTGCGAAGTAGCGGCTGAGGATATCGCTAAAATGAGCGTTGGCTTTTCAGGTGCAGCACTTAGTACGCTTGTAAATGAAGCTGCGATAAATGCCTTAAGGAACGGCGAGAGCGTGCTTAAAATGAGAGATTTTGAGGCTGTTTTAAACAAGGTCTTGCTCGGCAAGAAAAAGGTGCTAAGCTATAGCGAAAACGAGAAGAAGATACAGGCCATTTATCAAGGAGCAAAGGCGCTAAGTGCTTACTGGTTTGATGTAAAATTTGAAAAAATTTCTCTTATAGAAGATAGGTTTATGGCCACAGAGCAAGAGATCGAGTCAAAGTCACAGATGATATCTCGTATCAAGGTGCTCATCGCTGGTATGTGCAAGCTTGAGATAGATGAAAACGACATCTTTTCAAACTCAAGTAGTGATCTAAATTTAGCCAAAGAGATCGCTTCAAAGATGGTTTATGAATATGGCATGGGAAGCTCTTTTGTGCCAAATCCAAACGATGTAGAAGAAATTTTAAAGCAAGCAAAAGAGGAGATCACATCCTTTTTAAAAGGCACAAATGAGCAAATCGCAAAGATAAGCTCATATCTGCTAGCATATGAGAGCGTAGATAAAGAAACGCTGGCAAAAATTTTAAACGAAAACCATTAA
- the mog gene encoding molybdopterin adenylyltransferase: MKAKIGILTLSDRASEGTYEDKSGPAIKDVLDSWIVSEREYFYEVIPDEFELIKERLVHMVDVLGCDLVLTTGGTGPAVRDVTPEATEAVCEKMMPGFGELMRAASLKYVPTAILSRQTAGIRGHALIINLPGQPKAIKECLEPVFPAVPYCIDLIEGAFIETDENVMKVFRPKQKKIS, translated from the coding sequence GTGAAAGCAAAAATAGGCATATTAACCCTTTCTGACCGCGCAAGCGAAGGCACATACGAGGACAAATCAGGTCCAGCGATCAAAGATGTGCTTGATAGCTGGATAGTGAGCGAGCGTGAATACTTTTACGAGGTTATACCAGATGAGTTTGAGCTGATAAAAGAGAGGCTTGTGCACATGGTAGACGTGCTTGGCTGCGACCTTGTGCTAACTACCGGTGGTACAGGACCGGCGGTGAGAGATGTTACTCCAGAGGCTACTGAGGCGGTTTGCGAGAAGATGATGCCAGGCTTTGGTGAGCTAATGAGAGCAGCAAGCTTAAAATACGTCCCAACAGCGATCCTATCACGCCAAACAGCAGGCATCAGAGGCCACGCGCTCATCATAAATTTACCAGGTCAGCCAAAGGCGATAAAAGAGTGCTTGGAGCCGGTATTTCCAGCGGTGCCATACTGCATCGATCTCATAGAGGGTGCATTTATCGAGACTGATGAAAACGTGATGAAAGTTTTCCGCCCAAAACAAAAGAAAATCTCGTAA
- a CDS encoding thiazole synthase, whose amino-acid sequence MQNDSLILGDKEFQSRFILGSGKYSHELIDSAINEAGAQILTLALRRINESKERNILDFIPKGVTLLPNTSGARNAKEAVRIAQLARELRCGELVKIEIITDSKFLFPDNAETIKACEALANDGFVPMPYMFPDLNAARAMLSAGASCIMPLAAPIGSNQGLIFKDIIEILINELDTQIIVDAGIGRPSQACEAMEMGAAAIMANTAIASSKNIPLMARAFKESIIAGRNAYLAGLGAKSKSANASSPLTGFLD is encoded by the coding sequence GTGCAAAATGATAGCTTGATCCTTGGTGACAAGGAGTTTCAAAGCCGCTTCATCCTTGGCTCTGGCAAGTACTCGCACGAGCTCATCGACTCAGCCATAAACGAGGCTGGAGCGCAAATTTTAACCCTTGCTCTTAGGCGCATAAACGAGAGCAAAGAGCGAAATATACTTGACTTTATCCCAAAAGGCGTGACGCTTTTGCCAAACACAAGTGGCGCTAGAAATGCCAAAGAGGCCGTTCGTATTGCACAGCTCGCACGTGAGCTTAGGTGCGGCGAGCTTGTTAAGATAGAGATCATAACTGACTCTAAATTTCTCTTTCCAGACAACGCTGAAACGATAAAAGCCTGCGAAGCCTTGGCAAATGACGGCTTTGTGCCGATGCCATATATGTTTCCTGATCTAAACGCTGCAAGAGCGATGCTAAGTGCAGGAGCTAGTTGCATAATGCCTCTAGCTGCGCCCATTGGCTCAAACCAAGGGCTAATTTTTAAAGATATTATTGAAATTTTGATAAACGAGCTTGATACGCAGATCATAGTTGATGCAGGTATTGGCAGGCCTTCACAAGCGTGCGAAGCGATGGAGATGGGAGCGGCTGCGATCATGGCAAACACAGCCATCGCCTCATCTAAAAATATCCCGCTCATGGCAAGAGCCTTCAAAGAGTCCATCATCGCCGGTCGCAACGCCTATCTAGCAGGCCTTGGTGCAAAGAGCAAAAGCGCAAATGCCTCATCTCCGCTCACTGGATTTTTAGACTGA
- a CDS encoding mechanosensitive ion channel domain-containing protein, which produces MKKILFLILFCFTLYAEENVTLEQNVSQNLQNNELIKDISNLDNSLKNNIWITRYANYNTYQRLIDELEKNENELKKLDKSSRRGSDIIKRIQTLKEQINLLKEYEKTPFSNMLAAPEMDTPPRITSPVALISGFSYIKKIKSDKIEYQRHIKELDTLLEKLETKENLLNRLNLIEENVQNRESLNLIKQEIGDFKAAKQIADTTYNVYEKRADEAINLTTSDIKAQFLSMGYTAIIILLTIGLTFIAKFIVKRTITDNERFYTVNKFLNVLNITVIIIILLFSYIENVTYLVTVLGFASAGIAIAMKDMFMSMLGWMVIMFGGSIHVGDRIRVLHDGSEFVGDVIDISLLRLTVFEDVSYSTYKTNRRAGRIIFVPNNYIFTDLIANYAHYGMKTVWDGIDIVISFDSNHKKAVYLARNVVKKYSKGYTDIAKRQMNKLRSQYSIKNPNVEPRIYTFFEPYGINVSCWYMANSYATLALRSTISAEIIEAFLAQDDIKIAYPTQTMFIGKKENPSDHTAHSEQESENS; this is translated from the coding sequence ATGAAAAAGATCCTATTTTTAATACTTTTTTGCTTTACCCTTTATGCTGAAGAAAACGTTACGCTTGAGCAAAATGTCTCACAAAATTTACAAAATAACGAGCTTATTAAAGATATTTCAAATCTAGATAACTCCTTAAAAAACAATATCTGGATCACAAGGTATGCTAACTATAACACTTATCAAAGGCTTATTGATGAGCTTGAAAAAAATGAAAATGAACTAAAGAAACTGGACAAAAGCTCAAGAAGAGGCAGCGATATCATAAAGAGAATCCAAACTCTAAAAGAGCAGATAAATTTACTAAAAGAGTATGAAAAAACGCCATTTTCAAATATGCTAGCAGCCCCTGAAATGGATACTCCACCAAGGATAACAAGTCCTGTTGCACTTATATCTGGCTTTTCGTATATCAAAAAGATAAAGAGTGATAAGATCGAGTATCAAAGGCATATAAAAGAGCTTGATACGCTTTTAGAAAAGCTTGAAACAAAAGAAAATTTACTAAATAGACTAAATTTGATAGAAGAAAATGTGCAAAATAGAGAAAGCCTAAACTTGATAAAACAAGAAATAGGTGACTTTAAAGCTGCAAAACAGATCGCGGATACAACTTATAATGTCTATGAAAAAAGGGCTGATGAGGCTATAAATTTAACCACCTCTGATATAAAAGCTCAGTTTTTAAGCATGGGTTATACAGCTATCATCATTCTTTTGACGATCGGGCTAACATTTATCGCTAAATTTATCGTTAAAAGAACAATTACCGATAATGAGAGATTTTACACAGTCAATAAATTTTTAAACGTTTTAAATATCACCGTTATCATTATAATCTTACTTTTTTCGTATATCGAAAACGTCACATATCTAGTAACCGTGCTAGGTTTTGCTTCGGCTGGTATCGCCATTGCGATGAAAGATATGTTTATGAGTATGCTTGGCTGGATGGTGATCATGTTTGGCGGCTCTATACATGTGGGTGACAGGATTAGAGTGCTTCATGATGGTAGTGAATTTGTGGGTGATGTGATCGATATCTCTTTACTTAGGCTGACCGTTTTTGAGGATGTTAGCTACTCGACTTATAAGACAAACCGCCGTGCAGGTAGAATTATCTTTGTGCCAAATAACTATATCTTTACCGACCTCATCGCAAACTATGCTCATTATGGTATGAAGACCGTTTGGGATGGTATAGATATCGTTATAAGCTTTGATAGCAATCATAAAAAGGCTGTGTATCTAGCAAGAAATGTCGTTAAAAAATACTCAAAAGGCTACACTGATATCGCAAAACGCCAGATGAATAAACTAAGAAGCCAGTACAGCATCAAAAATCCAAACGTCGAGCCAAGAATTTATACATTTTTTGAGCCTTATGGTATAAATGTCTCATGCTGGTATATGGCAAATTCTTATGCGACTTTGGCTCTTAGAAGCACTATTAGCGCTGAGATTATAGAAGCGTTTTTAGCTCAAGATGATATAAAGATCGCTTATCCAACACAAACCATGTTTATAGGCAAAAAAGAAAATCCAAGCGATCATACCGCTCATAGCGAGCAAGAGAGCGAAAATTCTTAA
- a CDS encoding thiamine phosphate synthase gives MFKILCVADFESYDGDDFLKRIQLLCKAGVDEILLRAKGLNEADFYDLARVVAQICENYRKKFIINQFFDVACKLKSDFWLTSAQLDFFKNHGIFLDEFRKTARIYAPAHDLEQAKISASIADVLIASHIFATSCKAGLEPKGVNFISELKSFDKEIYALGGLDSGNYKETIKAGANGICFMSLAMNGDMELIKKIVESKNG, from the coding sequence ATGTTTAAAATTCTCTGCGTGGCCGACTTTGAAAGCTATGATGGCGATGACTTTTTAAAGAGAATTCAGCTACTTTGCAAGGCTGGCGTGGATGAAATTTTGCTTCGTGCAAAGGGGCTAAATGAAGCTGATTTTTATGATCTTGCTAGGGTTGTGGCTCAAATTTGTGAAAACTACCGCAAGAAATTTATCATCAATCAATTTTTTGATGTAGCTTGCAAGCTAAAGAGTGACTTTTGGCTCACTTCAGCGCAGCTTGATTTTTTTAAAAATCACGGCATTTTTTTGGATGAATTTAGAAAAACAGCTAGAATTTACGCCCCAGCTCACGACCTAGAGCAGGCTAAAATTTCAGCCTCTATCGCTGACGTGCTCATTGCTTCTCATATATTTGCCACCTCTTGCAAGGCGGGCTTAGAACCAAAAGGGGTAAATTTTATAAGTGAGCTAAAAAGCTTTGATAAAGAAATTTACGCACTTGGCGGACTAGATAGCGGGAACTACAAAGAGACTATAAAAGCTGGCGCAAACGGCATTTGCTTCATGAGTTTAGCAATGAACGGCGATATGGAGCTTATAAAAAAGATAGTAGAGAGCAAAAACGGCTAA
- the mtaB gene encoding tRNA (N(6)-L-threonylcarbamoyladenosine(37)-C(2))-methylthiotransferase MtaB yields MQKIFFKTFGCRTNIYDTELLKSYIKDYEITNDEESADIVVINSCTVTNSADSGVRNYINGVKRRGAKVVLTGCGAVSKGKELFNSGIFGVLGASKKSDLNELLKQEKPFFELGNLNSVDKNIVTNYENHTKAFIKIQEGCNFSCSYCIIPSVRGKARSMDEAMILKEARILAQNGYNELVLTGTNIGSYGKDTNSSLGKLLANLGKISGIRRIRLGSIEPSQIDESFREILKEEWLERHLHIALQHTSQAMLKIMRRRNNAFSDLELFNELSSLGFALGTDYIVGHPGESEEIWTEAVENFKKFPITHLHAFVYSPRRDTHSATLKSDVSGDVAKSRLKILQGIALQNNENFRKKHNGALKILVEQKNGEFYEGFDQFYNKAKILSQKDITKEWVEVSEYEVKPDANYAKI; encoded by the coding sequence ATGCAAAAGATATTTTTTAAAACATTTGGATGTCGCACAAATATCTATGATACTGAGCTTTTAAAAAGCTACATCAAGGACTACGAGATCACAAATGATGAAGAGAGCGCTGATATCGTGGTCATAAACTCGTGCACAGTTACAAATTCTGCCGATAGCGGTGTCAGAAACTACATAAACGGCGTAAAAAGGCGCGGGGCAAAGGTGGTACTGACTGGATGTGGAGCGGTTAGCAAGGGCAAAGAGCTTTTTAATAGCGGTATATTTGGCGTACTTGGAGCTAGTAAAAAGAGCGATCTAAATGAGCTTTTAAAGCAAGAAAAGCCATTTTTTGAGCTTGGAAATTTAAACTCAGTCGATAAAAATATAGTTACAAATTATGAAAATCACACAAAGGCTTTTATAAAGATTCAAGAAGGCTGCAACTTTAGCTGCAGCTACTGCATCATCCCTTCGGTTCGTGGTAAGGCTAGAAGCATGGATGAGGCTATGATATTAAAAGAGGCAAGAATTTTAGCCCAAAACGGCTATAATGAGCTCGTACTAACTGGCACAAATATAGGCAGTTACGGCAAAGATACAAATAGCTCTCTTGGTAAGCTTTTGGCAAACTTAGGTAAAATTTCTGGCATTAGACGCATTCGGCTTGGAAGTATCGAGCCAAGCCAGATAGATGAGAGCTTTAGAGAAATTTTAAAAGAAGAGTGGCTGGAGCGTCATTTGCACATCGCACTTCAGCACACGAGTCAGGCTATGCTAAAGATCATGCGAAGACGAAATAACGCATTTAGTGATTTGGAACTTTTTAATGAGCTTAGCTCACTTGGCTTTGCCCTTGGCACGGACTACATCGTGGGTCATCCTGGTGAGAGTGAGGAGATATGGACAGAGGCTGTGGAAAATTTTAAGAAATTTCCTATCACACATCTGCACGCTTTTGTCTATTCGCCAAGGCGTGATACGCACTCAGCTACACTAAAAAGCGATGTTAGCGGAGATGTGGCAAAAAGTAGGCTAAAAATTTTACAAGGCATAGCTTTGCAAAATAATGAAAATTTTAGAAAAAAGCATAACGGAGCTTTGAAAATTTTAGTCGAGCAAAAAAATGGTGAGTTTTACGAAGGTTTTGATCAGTTTTACAACAAAGCTAAAATTTTAAGCCAAAAAGACATAACAAAAGAGTGGGTGGAGGTAAGCGAATATGAAGTTAAGCCAGATGCCAATTATGCAAAAATTTAA
- the aroB gene encoding 3-dehydroquinate synthase, with product MQINLNLKEKASSYKIYINELERLEIKGKVGIVTNAKVAGLHLKKLLSVLKCDEKFIISVPDGEEYKNLETVEQILKQLFVSKFDRSSTLIAFGGGVISDMTGFAASIYERGINFINIPTTLLAQVDASVGGKTGVNNKFGKNLIGSFYQPKAVFCEINFLKTLPKREFAAGVAEALKMAITFDKEMFDWLKSVNLDDENLAKLVEKSINLKAKVVEQDEKEKGLRAILNYGHTFAHVIENETNYKEFLHGEAVAIGMNMANRLSVKLGLMSEAETEEIKQVLVKFDLPVSYKIQNENAFYEAFFMDKKTKDDKINFIIADKIGSAIIKNDVKKEDVLKILREFK from the coding sequence ATGCAGATAAATTTAAATCTTAAAGAAAAAGCGTCAAGCTATAAAATTTATATAAACGAGCTTGAGAGACTAGAGATAAAAGGCAAGGTTGGCATCGTCACAAACGCTAAAGTAGCGGGGCTTCATCTTAAAAAGCTACTTAGTGTTTTAAAATGCGATGAGAAATTTATCATAAGTGTGCCTGACGGCGAAGAGTATAAAAATCTTGAAACGGTAGAGCAAATTTTGAAGCAGCTTTTTGTGAGCAAATTTGATCGCTCATCTACGTTAATCGCCTTTGGCGGTGGCGTCATAAGCGATATGACTGGCTTTGCGGCGAGCATCTATGAAAGAGGGATAAATTTCATAAATATCCCAACTACGCTTCTAGCGCAAGTTGATGCGAGTGTGGGCGGAAAAACGGGTGTGAATAATAAATTTGGTAAAAATTTAATAGGCTCTTTTTATCAGCCAAAGGCAGTTTTTTGTGAGATAAATTTCTTAAAAACGTTGCCAAAAAGAGAATTTGCAGCTGGCGTGGCTGAGGCTTTAAAGATGGCGATAACCTTTGATAAAGAGATGTTTGATTGGCTAAAGAGCGTAAATTTAGACGATGAAAATTTAGCTAAGCTGGTTGAAAAGTCTATAAATTTAAAAGCAAAAGTGGTTGAGCAAGATGAGAAGGAAAAGGGGCTAAGAGCTATCCTAAACTACGGCCATACCTTTGCTCACGTTATAGAAAATGAGACAAATTATAAAGAATTTTTACATGGCGAGGCAGTAGCAATAGGCATGAATATGGCAAATCGCTTAAGCGTAAAACTAGGACTCATGAGCGAGGCAGAGACTGAAGAGATCAAGCAGGTTTTAGTAAAATTTGATCTTCCGGTAAGTTATAAAATACAAAACGAAAATGCATTTTATGAGGCATTTTTTATGGATAAAAAGACAAAAGATGATAAGATAAATTTCATCATTGCAGATAAAATCGGCAGTGCGATCATCAAAAATGACGTCAAAAAAGAAGACGTTTTAAAAATTTTAAGAGAATTTAAATGA
- the thiH gene encoding 2-iminoacetate synthase ThiH, producing the protein MKFTRTDHMQLLPHMQDVGSDIMDEILKERASYKPEIYSEADVKAALNAKHCSLENLKALLSPAAAPFLEQIAQLAQAKTRANFGSNITLFTPLYIANYCDNLCVYCGFNAKNNIKRAKLSDDEITRELREISKSGLEEILILTGESETNSSVSYIANACALAKKFFKVVGVEIYPLNSEGYALLHKSGADYVTVFQETYNPTKYEKIHIGGNKRIFPYRLNAQERALLGGMRGVGFAALLGIDDFRLDAFATALHASLVQKKYPHAEIAFSCPRLRPIINNDRINPRDVGERELLQVICAYRIFMPTASITISTREKAKFRDNAVKIAANKISAGVKVSIGAHGEEKKGDEQFEISDSRSVDEIKAMIKANDLEPLMSEYVYV; encoded by the coding sequence ATGAAATTTACAAGAACTGATCACATGCAGCTGCTGCCTCACATGCAGGATGTTGGCAGCGACATTATGGATGAGATTTTAAAAGAGCGAGCGAGCTATAAACCAGAAATTTACAGCGAAGCAGACGTAAAAGCAGCTCTTAATGCAAAGCACTGCTCGCTTGAAAATCTAAAAGCCCTACTCTCGCCTGCTGCAGCGCCATTTTTAGAGCAGATCGCCCAGCTCGCTCAGGCTAAAACAAGGGCAAATTTTGGTTCAAACATCACGCTTTTTACCCCGCTTTACATAGCAAACTATTGCGATAATCTCTGCGTTTATTGCGGTTTTAACGCTAAAAATAATATAAAAAGGGCAAAACTAAGCGACGATGAGATCACAAGAGAGTTAAGAGAAATTTCAAAGAGTGGCTTAGAAGAAATTTTAATCCTAACTGGCGAGAGTGAGACCAACTCAAGCGTCTCTTACATCGCAAACGCCTGCGCTTTGGCGAAGAAATTTTTTAAAGTCGTTGGGGTTGAAATTTACCCGCTAAACTCTGAGGGCTACGCCTTACTTCACAAAAGCGGCGCAGACTACGTGACCGTCTTTCAAGAAACCTACAATCCCACAAAATACGAGAAAATCCACATTGGCGGCAATAAAAGAATTTTCCCATACCGCTTAAATGCGCAAGAGCGAGCGCTTCTTGGAGGCATGAGAGGGGTTGGCTTTGCCGCACTTCTTGGCATAGATGACTTTAGGCTTGATGCCTTCGCGACCGCACTTCACGCAAGCTTAGTTCAAAAAAAGTATCCGCACGCCGAGATCGCATTTTCATGCCCAAGGCTTCGCCCTATCATTAACAACGACCGCATCAACCCGCGTGACGTGGGCGAGCGCGAGCTTTTGCAAGTGATCTGCGCTTATAGAATTTTCATGCCAACAGCTAGCATAACGATCTCAACCAGAGAAAAGGCGAAATTTCGCGACAACGCCGTAAAGATCGCTGCAAATAAGATAAGTGCTGGCGTAAAAGTGAGCATCGGCGCTCACGGCGAAGAGAAAAAGGGCGACGAGCAGTTTGAGATAAGTGATAGCAGAAGCGTGGATGAGATAAAAGCAATGATAAAAGCAAACGACCTAGAGCCCTTGATGAGCGAGTATGTCTATGTTTAA